The following are from one region of the Oncorhynchus nerka isolate Pitt River linkage group LG8, Oner_Uvic_2.0, whole genome shotgun sequence genome:
- the LOC135572920 gene encoding general transcription factor II-I repeat domain-containing protein 2-like, with translation MDAVAEEVCPEKKDAFNAVSLSASTITRRVEEIGSNVYAQLQQKTKEFDFFSLALDESTDVQDTAQLLIFIRGVSANFEICEELAALQSLKGTTTGEDIFDKVCQTMEKLDLDWSKLVKASITTDGAPSMVGETRGLIGRMNRELEKRGLTAPLRVHCLIHQQALCCKVLKWDSVMKVVVSCINFIRAKGLKHRQFQEFLSELESTHGDVLYYTEVRWLSRGRVLRRFYELLPEINAFLHLKDKTVPELIDPEWKWHLAFLTDVTEILNSLNLQLQGEGKLICDMYSHIKAFEVKLALLLEQVKSATSSIFLLPKTCRQRTQRSRSQLKSAWKHWKC, from the coding sequence atggatgctgtcgcggaggaggtgtgtcccgagaagaaagatgcatttaatgccgtaagtctgtcggcgagtacaatcaccagacgcgttgaagaaatcgggagtaatgtatatgcccagctgcagcagaagacgaaagaatttgactttttttcattagcactggatgagagcacggacgtgcaagacacagcgcaactgctaatttttattcgtggagttagcgcaaactttgagatatgcgaggagctggcagccctccaaagtctcaaagggactacaacgggagaggatatttttgacaaagtgtgccaaaccatggagaagttggacctggactggtcaaagctggtcaaagctagcatcacgactgacggggctcctagcatggtgggcgaaactcgcggtctaataggacgcatgaaccgggagttggaaaaaaggggtctcaccgccccgctacgagtccactgcctaattcaccagcaagcactgtgctgcaaagtgttgaagtgggattctgtaatgaaggttgtggtgtcgtgcataaacttcatcagagcaaagggacttaaacacaggcagttccaagaattcctgtctgaactggagtctacgcacggagatgtgctgtactacacagaggtccgatggctgagccggggcagagttttgaggcgtttttacgagctgctacccgaaattaacgcatttcttcatttaaaagacaaaacggtcccagagctgatcgacccagaatggaaatggcacctcgcatttttaacagacgtgacagaaatacttaacagccttaacttgcagctacaaggcgaggggaaactcatttgcgacatgtattcacacataaaagcatttgaggtgaaattagcgctgcttttggaacaagtgaaaagcgcaacttcgtccatcttcctgctacccaaaacctgtcgacagagaacccagcggtcccgttcccagctgaaaagtgcgtggaagcactggaaatgctga
- the LOC115133296 gene encoding large ribosomal subunit protein eL34, with protein MVQRLTYRRRLSYNTASNKTRLSRTPGNRIVYLYTKKVGKAPKSACGICPGRLRGIRAVRPQVLMRLSKTKKHVSRAYGGAMCAKCVRDRIKRAFLIEEQKIVVKVLKAQAQSQKSK; from the exons ATGGTCCAGCGCCTAACTTACCGTCGTAGATTGTCCTACAACACCGCCTCCAACAAAACTAGGCT GTCCCGGACTCCTGGTAACCGCATTGTGTACCTGTACACCAAGAAGGTGGGCAAGGCACCCAAGTCTGCATGCGGAATATGCCCTGGTAGACTGCGTGGA ATCCGGGCAGTGAGACCCCAGGTCCTGATGAGGCTCTCAAAGACAAAGAAGCACGTCAGCAGGGCCTACGGCGGTGCCATGTGTGCGAAGTGTGTACGTGATAG GATCAAGCGTGCTTTCCTGATTGAGGAGCAGAAGATCGTTGTCAAGGTCCTTAAAGCACAGGCACAGAGTCAAAAATCTAAATAA